In Monomorium pharaonis isolate MP-MQ-018 chromosome 3, ASM1337386v2, whole genome shotgun sequence, a genomic segment contains:
- the LOC105837390 gene encoding putative phosphoenolpyruvate synthase isoform X5 — MSNIKKILKPCSDNPKIIMDENSCDNIFFYGADQKGNWLFVKINHKGYHTTELMFQVTLSDGRVYVLPDYPDTMTIENTGQKWSALGLKIETLEPRQRWRITYNGFLRNQYQGDMPNNDNMEHIRLNFIFTGKSRSLEWPSDWSIYLHADALAHEPWKSPDWMHKIKLIDYTGFDLWGSIIMNITFKDSNISKFYLRGLCQRRWGKHESYQFHRIITFFGVTQHGAMYYLGVSNTKHSFSHMQFGHLQEAGGTISRIDWTNLKLSDFEKEDTVLMNYKIAFTAAGKRYSSVINYSMGNAITCYNGQPWCWTCTTRNLRVQLNGSTGVGLMITYYPYSGPRQAKTLMTKIQHITRPNTFTQKDKYILHFADKQCQNEKVVGGKGYSLAILTSMADDFIVPRGFCVTNLALERQLQHYQQLQTLIADIIDISWKRKEDLESYCQKAVSIIQSTPVEEKIAKTILQGLEELESSVSEKNSHVQYYAVRSSAVGEDSEETSAAGQNSTYLGVKDANDVVRCVAKCWASLFSYQSVEYRRQNGQPIKTSMGVCIQKMVDAEAAGVMFTRHPTTGDPSSIIITANYGLGETVVSGKVEPDTLTIHRKWNNTLTIGASMMGNKRQKISLSDDGVTSSTLGEQEINKISISDRIALRLAEIGLRLESLFGSARDVEWAIVGEQIYLLQARPVTTINIWTDFEIMHELDSGVPCDVDLMTFANVGEVLPYPVTPLSISTLIKVLNLSLSAKFNNFDNNYLHMIGMRCAINYLDSTLQDVDREITMTNKMIDLAICGRVVITPQIHEAAIKKYGIVSKWRRIYMLYDMIKSAWMNDAMVKKAIDTFHKYTLDANEFDTPHELYNTLNKKYGEIFLIGKSHNLVSFVSVSYQMIAMSLLTNGNDNFTSDHLADIAVLLGSCSNVISTEVPIALGKIAACIRKSGKADEFNKIETAKVMDWLELNCPPALEKLQTFFKTHGHRCIHELDFFTEPWILKPDTIIKTIQVLTTSIEENYMSKTLSVQETIASLKTPMSSFSKFILQKLIPLCRKAVIRRETTKNITVSAVHILRLAYRRLGALMIAESYIPDEQLIFFLTHQEIGQLLNNHNPLLVRKALRRRKIYQQVAKLEYPEFSIGMPMPIEKTLDISFYKGCVKLEGTSVCGGSVLGRACVITNLAEAKNIQRGDILITHCTDIGWSPYFPLLVGIVTELGGLISHGAVVAREYGLPCIVGAKNATQIFKTGDTILLAGDIGTLQLIKKA; from the exons ATGTCCAATAtaaagaagatattaaaaCCATGCTCGGACAatccaaaaattattatggacGAAAAC AGTTGCGATAATATATTCTTCTATGGTGCAGATCAAAAAGGTAATTggttatttgttaaaataaatcataaaggATATCACACAACAGAATTGATGTTCCAAGTCACCTTATCGGACGGCCGAGTCTACGTGTTACCTG ATTATCCCGATACAATGACGATAGAAAATACAGGCCAAAAATGGTCAGCATTAGGTTTAAAGATTGAAACATTAGAACCAAGGCAACGTTGGAGAATTACGTACAATGGTTTCCTCCGAAACCAATATCAAGGAGATATGCCCAATAACGATAATATGGAACATATTCgtctaaattttat ATTTACTGGCAAATCTCGATCGTTAGAGTGGCCAAGTGACTGGAGCATTTATTTGCATGCAGATGCTTTAGCACATGAACCATGGAAGAGTCCCGATTGGATGCACAAAAT taaattaatagattatacCGGGTTTGATTTATGGGGATCCATTATAATGAACATAACGTTCAAAGATTCAAATATAAGTAAGTTTTATTTACGCGGACTCTGCCAACGACGTTGGGGTAAACATGAATCTTATCAATTTCATCGAATAATCACATTTTTCGGTGTGACACAACATGGAGCGATGTATTATCTTGGCGTGAGCAATACCAAACACAGCTTCTCACA CATGCAATTTGGACATCTCCAGGAAGCCGGAGGGACAATAAGCAGAATTGATTGGACCAATTTGAAATTAAgcgattttgaaaaagaagatACAGTCCTCATGAACTACAAGATTGCATTTACAG caGCTGGAAAACGATACAGCTccgttataaattattcaatggGCAATGCGATAACCTGTTACAACGGCCAACCATGGTGTTGGACTTGCACAACTCGTAATTTACGCGTACAATTAAATGGCAGCACAG GTGTTGGGTTAATGATTACGTATTATCCATACAGTGGACCAAGGCAAGCCAAGACTTTGATGACGAAAATTCAACATATAACGCGACCTAACACATTTACGCAAAAAGATAAATACATCTTACATTTTGCTGATAAACAGTGTCAGAATGAAAAAGTCGTTGGGGGAAAGGGATATTCTcttgcaattctgacatcTATGGCCGATGAC tttatagtACCTCGAGGCTTCTGCGTGACAAACCTCGCTCTGGAACGACAATTGCAACATTATCAACAATTGCAAACTTTGATCGCtgatataatagatattagttggaaaagaaaagaggacCTCGAAAGTTACTGTCAAAA GGCGGTATCCATTATTCAAAGTACTCCTGTCGAAGAAAAAATTGCGAAGACGATATTACAAGGTTTGGAGGAATTGGAATCTTCTGTAAGTGAGAAAAATTCACATGTTCAATACTACGCTGTAAGATCGAGTGCGGTTGGAGAAGATAGCGAGGAAACTTCAGCTGCTGGTCAAAACTCGACGTATTTAGGCGTAAAAGATGCGAATGATGTTGTCAGATGCGTTGCTAAATGCTGGGCAAGTCTGTTTTCGTATCAAAGCGTCGAGTATAG ACGACAAAATGGACAACCGATAAAAACATCTATGGGTGTCTGCATTCAGAAAATGGTTGATGCAGAAGCAGCTGGCGTCATGTTTACTAGACATCCTACAACTGGAGATCCATCCAGCATTATTATTACAGCCAATTACGGCTTAGGAGAG aCGGTGGTGTCGGGGAAAGTCGAGCCTGATACTTTGACGATTCATAGAAAGTGGAACAATACTTTGACCATAGGTGCCTCAATGATGGGAAATAAGAGGCAAAAGATCTCGCTCAGTGACGATGGTGTAACTTCAAGCACGCTAGGTGAACAGGAAATTAATAAGATCTCGATATCCGATAGAATTGCTCTACGATTAGCTGAAATAGGATTGCGCTTGGAATCACTTTTTGGATCTGCTCGAGATGTAGAATGGGCGATTGTCGGAGAACAGATCTATCTGCTGCAAGCAAGACCTGTCACAACCATTAACATATGGACGGATTTCGAGATAATGCACGAGTTAGACTCGGGAGTACCTTGCGACGTTGATCTTATGACTTTTGCCAATGTGGGAGAAGTGCTTCCATATCCCGTTACTCCTCTATCAATTTCTACACTTATCAAAGTTTTGAATCTATCGCTTAGTGCAAAATTTAACaactttgataataattatcttcaTATGATCGGTATGAGGTGTGCGATAAATTATTTGGAT tCAACTTTACAAGATGTTGATAGAGAAATAACAATGACAAATAAGATGATAGATTTAGCCATATGCGGACGTGTAGTAATAACGCCACAAATACATGAGGCAGCAATAAAAAAGTATGGTATCGTAAGTAAATGGCGAcgcatatatatgttatacgATATGATCAAATCAGCATGGATGAATGATGCTATggtaaaaaaagcaattgatACGTTTCACAAGTATACTCTGGATGCTAATGAATTCGATACACCTCACGAGTTATACAATAccctaaataaaaaatacgggGAAATTTTTCTA ATAGGAAAAAGTCATAATTTGGTGTCTTTTGTAAGTGTATCATACCAAATGATAGCAATGTCACTTTTAACAAACGGAAACGATAATTTTACGTCTGATCATCTTGCGGACATTGCTGTTCTATTGGGTTCATGCAGCAATGTTATCAGTACTGAAGTGCCGATAGCTCTTGGCAAAATAGCAGCATGCATCAGAAAAAGCGGTAAAGCGGATGAGTTTAACAAAATCGAGACCGCGAAAGTTATGGACTGGTTGGAATTAAATTGCCCTCCAGCTTTGGAAAAATTACAAACCTTTTTTAAAACGCACGGTCACAGATGTATTCATGAATTAGATTTTTTCACAGAGCCTTGGATACTTAAACCTGACACTATCATCAAAACAATTCAA GTACTGACAACATCCATCGAAGAGAATTATATGAGTAAAACACTTAGCGTGCAAGAAACTATAGCATCTTTGAAAACACCCATGTCATCATTTAGCAAGTTTATTCTACAAAAACTGATACCCTTGTGTCGAAAAGCTGTTATACGTAGAGAAACGACAAAGAACATAACTGTATCAGCTGTGCACATATTGAGATTAGCTTACAGACGGCTTGGTGCTTTGATGATTGCGGAAAGTTATATCCCTGATGAAcaacttatatttttcctGACACATCAAGAAATCGGTCAACTCTTGAATAATCATAATCCATTACTTGTACGGAA AGCGCTACGTAGAAGAAAGATTTATCAGCAAGTAGCAAAACTTGAATATCCAGAATTTAGTATTGGAATGCCTATGCCAATAGAG aaaACCCTCGACATCTCGTTCTACAAAGGTTGCGTAAAACTTGAAGGTACTTCGGTTTGTGGCGGTTCTGTGCTTGGCAGAGCGTGTGTGATAACTAATCTAGCCgaagcaaaaaatatacagCGTGGAGACATTTTGATCACACATTGCACCGATATCGGTTGGAGTCCATATTTTCCATTATTAGTTGGAATTGTAACAGAGTTGGGTGGTCTTATAAGTCATGGCGCTGTTGTAGCAAGAGAGTATGGTCTTCCTTGCATTGTTGGTGCTAAAAACGCgactcaaatttttaaaacgg GTGACACTATATTATTAGCTGGAGACATTGGCACACTCCAACTGATTAAAAAAGCTTAA
- the LOC105837390 gene encoding prodigiosin synthesizing transferase PigC isoform X2 → MCGYEIGLTRILQRVRGHTQFLCSLQRKRKFILQAIILVPHYKINNGVYFVRHANNDSAYSFCMDLSLVYEKTAFTLSRFRYTVYLKAMVGSLAHLKKEDKEKQTQRQRCDVQYKEDIKTMLGQSKNYYGRKHQKGNWLFVKINHKGYHTTELMFQVTLSDGRVYVLPDYPDTMTIENTGQKWSALGLKIETLEPRQRWRITYNGFLRNQYQGDMPNNDNMEHIRLNFIFTGKSRSLEWPSDWSIYLHADALAHEPWKSPDWMHKIKLIDYTGFDLWGSIIMNITFKDSNISKFYLRGLCQRRWGKHESYQFHRIITFFGVTQHGAMYYLGVSNTKHSFSHMQFGHLQEAGGTISRIDWTNLKLSDFEKEDTVLMNYKIAFTAAGKRYSSVINYSMGNAITCYNGQPWCWTCTTRNLRVQLNGSTGVGLMITYYPYSGPRQAKTLMTKIQHITRPNTFTQKDKYILHFADKQCQNEKVVGGKGYSLAILTSMADDFIVPRGFCVTNLALERQLQHYQQLQTLIADIIDISWKRKEDLESYCQKAVSIIQSTPVEEKIAKTILQGLEELESSVSEKNSHVQYYAVRSSAVGEDSEETSAAGQNSTYLGVKDANDVVRCVAKCWASLFSYQSVEYRRQNGQPIKTSMGVCIQKMVDAEAAGVMFTRHPTTGDPSSIIITANYGLGETVVSGKVEPDTLTIHRKWNNTLTIGASMMGNKRQKISLSDDGVTSSTLGEQEINKISISDRIALRLAEIGLRLESLFGSARDVEWAIVGEQIYLLQARPVTTINIWTDFEIMHELDSGVPCDVDLMTFANVGEVLPYPVTPLSISTLIKVLNLSLSAKFNNFDNNYLHMIGMRCAINYLDSTLQDVDREITMTNKMIDLAICGRVVITPQIHEAAIKKYGIVSKWRRIYMLYDMIKSAWMNDAMVKKAIDTFHKYTLDANEFDTPHELYNTLNKKYGEIFLIGKSHNLVSFVSVSYQMIAMSLLTNGNDNFTSDHLADIAVLLGSCSNVISTEVPIALGKIAACIRKSGKADEFNKIETAKVMDWLELNCPPALEKLQTFFKTHGHRCIHELDFFTEPWILKPDTIIKTIQVLTTSIEENYMSKTLSVQETIASLKTPMSSFSKFILQKLIPLCRKAVIRRETTKNITVSAVHILRLAYRRLGALMIAESYIPDEQLIFFLTHQEIGQLLNNHNPLLVRKALRRRKIYQQVAKLEYPEFSIGMPMPIEKTLDISFYKGCVKLEGTSVCGGSVLGRACVITNLAEAKNIQRGDILITHCTDIGWSPYFPLLVGIVTELGGLISHGAVVAREYGLPCIVGAKNATQIFKTGDTILLAGDIGTLQLIKKA, encoded by the exons ATGTGTGGGTATGAAATTGGGCTTACGCGTATATTGCAACGCGTGCGCGGacacacacaatttttatgttctttaCAGCGTAAACggaaatttatattgcaaGCCATAATACTTGTTCCACATTACAAGATAAATAATGGCGTATATTTTGTGCGTCATGCAAATAATGATTCCGCTTATTCTTTCTGTATGGATTTATCTTTGGTTTACGAAAAAACAGCTTTCACATTATCTAGGTTTAG ATATACAGTTTATCTTAAAGCGATGGTGGGCTCTTTGGCGCATCTCAAAAAGGAAGACAAAGAAAAGCAAACTCAAAGACAGCGATGTGATGTCCAATAtaaagaagatattaaaaCCATGCTCGGACAatccaaaaattattatggacGAAAAC ATCAAAAAGGTAATTggttatttgttaaaataaatcataaaggATATCACACAACAGAATTGATGTTCCAAGTCACCTTATCGGACGGCCGAGTCTACGTGTTACCTG ATTATCCCGATACAATGACGATAGAAAATACAGGCCAAAAATGGTCAGCATTAGGTTTAAAGATTGAAACATTAGAACCAAGGCAACGTTGGAGAATTACGTACAATGGTTTCCTCCGAAACCAATATCAAGGAGATATGCCCAATAACGATAATATGGAACATATTCgtctaaattttat ATTTACTGGCAAATCTCGATCGTTAGAGTGGCCAAGTGACTGGAGCATTTATTTGCATGCAGATGCTTTAGCACATGAACCATGGAAGAGTCCCGATTGGATGCACAAAAT taaattaatagattatacCGGGTTTGATTTATGGGGATCCATTATAATGAACATAACGTTCAAAGATTCAAATATAAGTAAGTTTTATTTACGCGGACTCTGCCAACGACGTTGGGGTAAACATGAATCTTATCAATTTCATCGAATAATCACATTTTTCGGTGTGACACAACATGGAGCGATGTATTATCTTGGCGTGAGCAATACCAAACACAGCTTCTCACA CATGCAATTTGGACATCTCCAGGAAGCCGGAGGGACAATAAGCAGAATTGATTGGACCAATTTGAAATTAAgcgattttgaaaaagaagatACAGTCCTCATGAACTACAAGATTGCATTTACAG caGCTGGAAAACGATACAGCTccgttataaattattcaatggGCAATGCGATAACCTGTTACAACGGCCAACCATGGTGTTGGACTTGCACAACTCGTAATTTACGCGTACAATTAAATGGCAGCACAG GTGTTGGGTTAATGATTACGTATTATCCATACAGTGGACCAAGGCAAGCCAAGACTTTGATGACGAAAATTCAACATATAACGCGACCTAACACATTTACGCAAAAAGATAAATACATCTTACATTTTGCTGATAAACAGTGTCAGAATGAAAAAGTCGTTGGGGGAAAGGGATATTCTcttgcaattctgacatcTATGGCCGATGAC tttatagtACCTCGAGGCTTCTGCGTGACAAACCTCGCTCTGGAACGACAATTGCAACATTATCAACAATTGCAAACTTTGATCGCtgatataatagatattagttggaaaagaaaagaggacCTCGAAAGTTACTGTCAAAA GGCGGTATCCATTATTCAAAGTACTCCTGTCGAAGAAAAAATTGCGAAGACGATATTACAAGGTTTGGAGGAATTGGAATCTTCTGTAAGTGAGAAAAATTCACATGTTCAATACTACGCTGTAAGATCGAGTGCGGTTGGAGAAGATAGCGAGGAAACTTCAGCTGCTGGTCAAAACTCGACGTATTTAGGCGTAAAAGATGCGAATGATGTTGTCAGATGCGTTGCTAAATGCTGGGCAAGTCTGTTTTCGTATCAAAGCGTCGAGTATAG ACGACAAAATGGACAACCGATAAAAACATCTATGGGTGTCTGCATTCAGAAAATGGTTGATGCAGAAGCAGCTGGCGTCATGTTTACTAGACATCCTACAACTGGAGATCCATCCAGCATTATTATTACAGCCAATTACGGCTTAGGAGAG aCGGTGGTGTCGGGGAAAGTCGAGCCTGATACTTTGACGATTCATAGAAAGTGGAACAATACTTTGACCATAGGTGCCTCAATGATGGGAAATAAGAGGCAAAAGATCTCGCTCAGTGACGATGGTGTAACTTCAAGCACGCTAGGTGAACAGGAAATTAATAAGATCTCGATATCCGATAGAATTGCTCTACGATTAGCTGAAATAGGATTGCGCTTGGAATCACTTTTTGGATCTGCTCGAGATGTAGAATGGGCGATTGTCGGAGAACAGATCTATCTGCTGCAAGCAAGACCTGTCACAACCATTAACATATGGACGGATTTCGAGATAATGCACGAGTTAGACTCGGGAGTACCTTGCGACGTTGATCTTATGACTTTTGCCAATGTGGGAGAAGTGCTTCCATATCCCGTTACTCCTCTATCAATTTCTACACTTATCAAAGTTTTGAATCTATCGCTTAGTGCAAAATTTAACaactttgataataattatcttcaTATGATCGGTATGAGGTGTGCGATAAATTATTTGGAT tCAACTTTACAAGATGTTGATAGAGAAATAACAATGACAAATAAGATGATAGATTTAGCCATATGCGGACGTGTAGTAATAACGCCACAAATACATGAGGCAGCAATAAAAAAGTATGGTATCGTAAGTAAATGGCGAcgcatatatatgttatacgATATGATCAAATCAGCATGGATGAATGATGCTATggtaaaaaaagcaattgatACGTTTCACAAGTATACTCTGGATGCTAATGAATTCGATACACCTCACGAGTTATACAATAccctaaataaaaaatacgggGAAATTTTTCTA ATAGGAAAAAGTCATAATTTGGTGTCTTTTGTAAGTGTATCATACCAAATGATAGCAATGTCACTTTTAACAAACGGAAACGATAATTTTACGTCTGATCATCTTGCGGACATTGCTGTTCTATTGGGTTCATGCAGCAATGTTATCAGTACTGAAGTGCCGATAGCTCTTGGCAAAATAGCAGCATGCATCAGAAAAAGCGGTAAAGCGGATGAGTTTAACAAAATCGAGACCGCGAAAGTTATGGACTGGTTGGAATTAAATTGCCCTCCAGCTTTGGAAAAATTACAAACCTTTTTTAAAACGCACGGTCACAGATGTATTCATGAATTAGATTTTTTCACAGAGCCTTGGATACTTAAACCTGACACTATCATCAAAACAATTCAA GTACTGACAACATCCATCGAAGAGAATTATATGAGTAAAACACTTAGCGTGCAAGAAACTATAGCATCTTTGAAAACACCCATGTCATCATTTAGCAAGTTTATTCTACAAAAACTGATACCCTTGTGTCGAAAAGCTGTTATACGTAGAGAAACGACAAAGAACATAACTGTATCAGCTGTGCACATATTGAGATTAGCTTACAGACGGCTTGGTGCTTTGATGATTGCGGAAAGTTATATCCCTGATGAAcaacttatatttttcctGACACATCAAGAAATCGGTCAACTCTTGAATAATCATAATCCATTACTTGTACGGAA AGCGCTACGTAGAAGAAAGATTTATCAGCAAGTAGCAAAACTTGAATATCCAGAATTTAGTATTGGAATGCCTATGCCAATAGAG aaaACCCTCGACATCTCGTTCTACAAAGGTTGCGTAAAACTTGAAGGTACTTCGGTTTGTGGCGGTTCTGTGCTTGGCAGAGCGTGTGTGATAACTAATCTAGCCgaagcaaaaaatatacagCGTGGAGACATTTTGATCACACATTGCACCGATATCGGTTGGAGTCCATATTTTCCATTATTAGTTGGAATTGTAACAGAGTTGGGTGGTCTTATAAGTCATGGCGCTGTTGTAGCAAGAGAGTATGGTCTTCCTTGCATTGTTGGTGCTAAAAACGCgactcaaatttttaaaacgg GTGACACTATATTATTAGCTGGAGACATTGGCACACTCCAACTGATTAAAAAAGCTTAA